The following DNA comes from Megachile rotundata isolate GNS110a chromosome 9, iyMegRotu1, whole genome shotgun sequence.
tataccaATCAACATTGACAGTATATGGAAAGTCTTGTGTGACACATGttctgtaatataaaatttaaaatattgagattcaattttttattttgtcactATGTGTATGCGCatatctataaaaatatatcttacGAGAATGGATGCATAATCTAAATATGATCGTAGAAATAAGTAGTGGTAAGATGTATGAGATGGTATCATAAACAGTAGGGCAGAAGCAATATTGATACAGTTCAAATAATGTTTCTCGTTCCATGTCTTCATATTCGTATTCATATTCAGTGTCTTGTAAATATTCATGTCCAACAAAATCATCTTCATCGTCGTAAAAAATTGGTTCCTCCGCATCATCCATcacagtaaaaattaaattgccgGCGTTTCACTGTCATAGCAGTTTGACATTAACCATAACACCAACTTCCTTTTTAGTTTTATCAAAGTGAAAATTAtcttttttattgtaataaatcaTGTATGATTGGATGaactacaaaattaaattagtttattaaaaaattttaaacatatttctataattttaaacatacatatcttaCATAGATATTTAAATGTAAACAATAACCTCGAATCATAGTCtgcattttgtattttatacaatttactattcgaatttatgaattataatttttgttagaaAAGGAATTATATGAATACTATGTaaagatataattttatattatataattatattttatttacatatttattagtGTATACATTTAATCTGACAAAATGTAATAAACATTTGAACATTCAATGATAAAAACGAAAtacgataaaatataaattttaagttaaatatatacattttaaattagaaaaagtatttaacttattttttaaaatttacaaattttttatgtacattgctttacattattattactaattttgAAAGAAGTAATACTTGTAATCTTAAATTACTGTAGTAACTAAGGTTTTGTAACAGGTATAGAACTAGGTTCTGGTAGTAAACCTAATGTTTGCAAGCAAATCTGTGCTGCTTCTGCTTTAGCCTGCTTTTTATTTGGACTTGCCACACTTGGCTTATATTCAATTCCATTAACTTTAACCTGAAATATAGTATTAGCTAAAAACAACCTGTAAAATTTAGTGACAAAATAGAGCATAAGCTATTAAAGATGTAtactttaaaaagaaaattttttctaTGATCTGGTCCACATTCAAAACATAGTTCATAAACTGGAGCACCAAGTTTCCGCTTTGAACAATATTCACCCAATAGTGATACTGGATGTTTTCCTGTAATATATGAATTTTActgtaatatataaattgtaaaatttttactgTGACATACCTTCCAAGGTTTTAATTGCAGGTACTATAGGTTTTGTAGTTTTTCCTACTTTTTGCCCAATATCTTGCTCTGAAACTAGGCCTCTTTTATCCAATTTTACTTCAAGCTGCAAGGGCTCAAGAGTACCTTCTTTATTTTTTCCCAAACCCTCCCCTGGTCGCCAACCCATCTTCTGTAGTAAAGCCATACCCATCCCACCCGAAACAGGTTGTGCTGATACTAATTGATCCTAAATAGTTTGTTAGATTAAgacataataaattttgtaaaatctataataatcaaaattaaaaaataagaatgataacaatatacatatattaaaatataattttgttacacCATATCCAATTACGATATCTCAATGTAGTAACTGATTATGtaaagttcaaatattttttgagtGAAAATACTTaccaaaaaaaatcataaattcgACATCACGCCGCTGAAGTTGTTTCTTCTTTGATGTAGCTACGTGCCTGTAACAAACCCTCAGGTGGATGCAGACTAATGCTAAATATCCCAGCTTAATAACAAAAAGATACAGTAACTCCTGATGAAATCCTATGATGGGAAGCTGATGATAATTAGCAATAATCTCACAGGAGCTCATTACGTCCAGAATagcaattattattcttgtatacatttattttttattataatttattttaataaagtgaGTGGAAAATTTAGTAACTATGTAATTACATTATCGAATGCAGATATTTGTATACAAAATAATGATGCTCCTGTGTCCATGCAGACACAGAATCTACTTCTGTAAAAGAAATAGTCTGTGCCTACAACACAGTTCTTATCAGATCTGCTATATTTGATATAGCATTGATCTTGATAGAAACTGTACCTGAAAACTTGTTACAGGCAATATCAGTATCAGGCAATGCGtggtgaaaaaaaaaaatagaaactgTAACGTATATAATACATATGCTTTAACATATGTATTAACGTTTCATACTCATAATTTATCAACCATTTTATATGCAAGAATATAATTAGGTGAAGTATTGctatcataattttttaaatagttttcaATGATCAAATGAATGTGAAAGAGCAAACAATGAAAGATAATCGTGTTGCAAATAATACTGTTACCTTACGAGCCCAGGCTTGATAACCTGAAGTAAGTTCTGCAGGTGAGAGCACTTTGGCTCCCGTACTGCCAGTAAACTGTCCTGGCATTTGTTTACTTTCAGCCCATGTCTTCatctataatataaatatataatgataTAAGCATATCATATCATAATTGCATTGTATCAAATACAATTTAATCTTATACCTCATTTTGTGCACGATACATTTCATTCTGAGCAAATACATCATTTGGATTTTCTCTTAACTTTCTCATTGCTGCTAATCTTTGAGATACTATGGAACCAATATCTATTACCTGTAAATACAATGCACGTATAAATGCAAATCCACcataaaaaagttaaaaattattttcttctttgtACCTCTGGAATTGTTGGTTGGGGAAAAACTGTTGATTGCATTGGATATACAACAGGTGTGGTTGAACATATTACAACAGGAGGTTCAGCTGGCACAGAAGATGGTACAAATTGTTTTTTTGGTTCTGGTTTTTTTGGTGTGACTGGTATCCACTCATTTTCTGTAAAAGAATAAGTCTACAAAACTGAAGTCAAAATGATACTTTAACTAAAATTATAAGTATAGATGCTTTACCGCTTTTTCTATGATGTTGTCCACTTGATACAGGAAATTGTAAACGTAGTTGATTCGATGATTCCACAGTTTTTTCTTGGAATGTTTTGGTTGGCAATTGTTTTGCATCCTTAAATATaggaataataatatattaatgaataaactagtagtatttttatttattacttatctCAAACTCACCcgaatattcataataatagaatTAGGTCGTCCTTTAAGTAAAAAGGGATGATGGAAGCCCTTTTCAGATTCACTTCCATCTTCTTCTGAAGAGATACTAGAAAGTTCTCCTAATGCTTCGGATTTCGATAATGATTTACAAAAATCTAAAACAATAGATGTACTTTAACGAATAAATACGTGCTTAATAATTAAGATATATTCTTATACATTTACCTGTGAGTTCATCTACTGTTTTTCCACCAGCTTGAATTGCAGCAATAGCTTTATCCTGCTGTACTAATGGTAATGTTCCTTGTTTAATCATGTTTATTGCATTCCTTCTTGCTATttccaacaatttttttttatcaatttctattctttccctaataaaatacacaaacttataaatgatttaaaaagAGTTATGTGCTAATATATCAGAATATGTTTATACGCGCACATGCAcaatagatatatatatataagtacACTAATAAGTGTACATATACATTAGTAAATAAACAGTACTAACTTTCGTTCTCTACTTCTACTTCGTCCTCGTACATACTTATCCCTGCTTTTATCGTCGCTACGACTTCTATGTCTTCGTCTTTCtctacatttcaaaaattctcgtCTATCGCTGCTCCGACTTTTATCATGTCTGTCAAtacttttgtttctttttttatctcCACCTCTACTTCTACTTCTATGTGAACTTGTACATGTTCTGGATTCAGAagatctttttttttcttctaaatgacaattataattatgtttACTATCCCTGCTTGTACTTTTGTTAGTATAGTTACATACTTTTTCTTTATATTCACTATccatgtataattttgatttttctaCATCACCTAatcttttcttttccttttctctCAAAATAAATCTCAAATCAGTTTTTACAATTATACCCTTTGAAAGACTCAATGttttattttctactttttcCAAGTTTGGACTTAACGTAGATGATCTATGTAAACTGCATTGTGTTGGACTTGGACTTAATGTTCGATTATCTGTACTACTATCAGATAATTCACCATCTTCCATTCGAGCagccttttctttttctttattttctatttctttcACTGTATTATTATAGACTGTACTATTCTTGAGATCTTTTATTAAGATTTTTCCTTGAAGTGCTTGTTTTGGTTTTTCTATATATTCAAAAAGAATATCACAATAATAGTTTAAATTTATAGTTTAGTAACATTTTGTACAGGAAacaaaacttaaaataaaaaagtatctATATTAAACATGTTTTgagattattataaatataaaattatcaaataaataatacaaaccaAGAATTATAGGTATTAATTGCTCTTCAGATTCATCTTGAATTTTCTTTGAAATAGGTGGTAATTGAGGACTATCTGGCTCTTTTGTAAAAGTGTTCGCTGACACTGATTCCTTTTTAACTAGCATTAATTCCTTGACATTCTCTGACATATTGATATTCTTTTTCTCTAACCCATTATCTTTGTTATGACATTTCCTTTTTATGTTATCATAACTgtcaagttttgttattttactcTTGGGTTCATCAGAATCTGATGACCTACTTGAATCATTTTCATGCTTCCGTTTTGTCTTCTTTTTatgctttttcttcttcttaacatctattcattataaaaaatgattacTGTTAAATGTAAGTAATATATACACCTacctatatttttaaacatcaaTGATATCTTACTATTACTTTCAAGATCACTATTACTTTCAGAAGAATTACGTTTTGACTTTTTTTTATGCTTCTTATCTTTATGTTTATGTTTCTTTTTAGATTTTTTCTTCTTGATCTgatttttattagatttttcaattttaatattggcATTTGGAACTTGTTGGTCAGTATTTATGGGTGATACTATTCCTTCTTCAGCGTCAAATGTACTAAACAACTCTGTCAGTATTTCATTTGATGACTTTTCTGGCAATCCGGGCTCCggcttaatttttattttatcaacacCGACAGTTGTAATTAAATTTGCGATATCAAATAAGTCTCCCATTATCAGTATTTACTTTTTCAATACATCACAAAAAGCACAAATATATTATATCAGGTAAAAACTTTTGTCAATTTAATACACGAACACCGACCTCGTTCTATCCTATTATATCTTATTGAACGAGTAGTCGCCATTATAGAATTTGAAATCAGCGACATCTCAACGCCAAAATAATCGGAAAATTCTCATgtttgtttataatatagaaacatatatatatgtatgaatataaaaattcaacaattttttattttcaaatacaattattatcgtCTCTGTTATTCCTGATATTATCTctaacaattaaatatttatataaatggaTGTAATGTAAAATCAGGAAATATGAATTAAAACtagaaaatattattcaaatctgaatcatttttaaaaatcaattgtTTCTTTTATATACATTCAACGTAAGGATTAAATAAGATATGTTCcattattatatttactttattcattttatttatactaaACAAAATATGTTCCTAcgttactcatatcattatcatagttagttttgtataaaaaattttttcaaattttattttgagaaaacaaaaattcaaattcatcaaattaaattaGTTTTTACATCAAAGCTGCGGTATAAATTTAACCATAGATCATTGCTAAAGATTACTGATTTAGTATAATACATCAGTTTTCAAAATCATTTAAGACTACTGGCGAAGATTAATATATGATTTCCAAGACTCAATCCATGCAATAGTCTGTTTTAAAGTCTCGACGtatttttaaagcaattttatcatttaataattttcataaaatgtatacaatttataaatatataagtcattttcaattatatattaattttgtatgatattacacaaagaaaaaaaaaaacaattaaaatttcagaCAAAGTCTATGTATATTGATAATGCACTTAAAATATACAAGTTATATCAAATAAACTAATAAGGTATACGCGTGAATTACTTTTagtacaatataatttaatggaaatagttattttctaaattacgtgaatctttatttttgtttaatgtgCAAATCTGGCAATTTCACTGGAAGTAAATGTAATGATTTACAGACATTTAAGAATAGTACATTTATATGTAATTACACTTTATGCGTTCAACTTCCATACTACTTCAGACCAACTCATGTTTCAACAGACAAATTAA
Coding sequences within:
- the LOC100879799 gene encoding uncharacterized protein LOC100879799 isoform X1, which encodes MGDLFDIANLITTVGVDKIKIKPEPGLPEKSSNEILTELFSTFDAEEGIVSPINTDQQVPNANIKIEKSNKNQIKKKKSKKKHKHKDKKHKKKSKRNSSESNSDLESNNVKKKKKHKKKTKRKHENDSSRSSDSDEPKSKITKLDSYDNIKRKCHNKDNGLEKKNINMSENVKELMLVKKESVSANTFTKEPDSPQLPPISKKIQDESEEQLIPIILEKPKQALQGKILIKDLKNSTVYNNTVKEIENKEKEKAARMEDGELSDSSTDNRTLSPSPTQCSLHRSSTLSPNLEKVENKTLSLSKGIIVKTDLRFILREKEKKRLGDVEKSKLYMDSEYKEKVCNYTNKSTSRDSKHNYNCHLEEKKRSSESRTCTSSHRSRSRGGDKKRNKSIDRHDKSRSSDRREFLKCRERRRHRSRSDDKSRDKYVRGRSRSRERKERIEIDKKKLLEIARRNAINMIKQGTLPLVQQDKAIAAIQAGGKTVDELTDFCKSLSKSEALGELSSISSEEDGSESEKGFHHPFLLKGRPNSIIMNIRDAKQLPTKTFQEKTVESSNQLRLQFPVSSGQHHRKSENEWIPVTPKKPEPKKQFVPSSVPAEPPVVICSTTPVVYPMQSTVFPQPTIPEVIDIGSIVSQRLAAMRKLRENPNDVFAQNEMYRAQNEMKTWAESKQMPGQFTGSTGAKVLSPAELTSGYQAWARKDQLVSAQPVSGGMGMALLQKMGWRPGEGLGKNKEGTLEPLQLEVKLDKRGLVSEQDIGQKVGKTTKPIVPAIKTLEGKHPVSLLGEYCSKRKLGAPVYELCFECGPDHRKNFLFKVKVNGIEYKPSVASPNKKQAKAEAAQICLQTLGLLPEPSSIPVTKP
- the LOC100879799 gene encoding uncharacterized protein LOC100879799 isoform X5, giving the protein MGDLFDIANLITTVGVDKIKIKPEPGLPEKSSNEILTELFSTFDAEEGIVSPINTDQQVPNANIKIEKSNKNQIKKKKSKKKHKHKDKKHKKKSKRNSSESNSDLESNNVKKKKKHKKKTKRKHENDSSRSSDSDEPKSKITKLDSYDNIKRKCHNKDNGLEKKNINMSENVKELMLVKKESVSANTFTKEPDSPQLPPISKKIQDESEEQLIPIILEKPKQALQGKILIKDLKNSTVYNNTVKEIENKEKEKAARMEDGELSDSSTDNRTLSPSPTQCSLHRSSTLSPNLEKVENKTLSLSKGIIVKTDLRFILREKEKKRLGDVEKSKLYMDSEYKEKVCNYTNKSTSRDSKHNYNCHLEEKKRSSESRTCTSSHRSRSRGGDKKRNKSIDRHDKSRSSDRREFLKCRERRRHRSRSDDKSRDKYVRGRSRSRERKERIEIDKKKLLEIARRNAINMIKQGTLPLVQQDKAIAAIQAGGKTVDELTDFCKSLSKSEALGELSSISSEEDGSESEKGFHHPFLLKGRPNSIIMNIRDAKQLPTKTFQEKTVESSNQLRLQFPVSSGQHHRKSENEWIPVTPKKPEPKKQFVPSSVPAEPPVVICSTTPVVYPMQSTVFPQPTIPEVIDIGSIVSQRLAAMRKLRENPNDVFAQNEMYRAQNEMKTWAESKQMPGQFTGSTGAKVLSPAELTSGYQAWARKLGYLALVCIHLRVCYRHVATSKKKQLQRRDVEFMIFFGKYFHSKNI
- the LOC100879799 gene encoding uncharacterized protein LOC100879799 isoform X4, which gives rise to MGDLFDIANLITTVGVDKIKIKPEPGLPEKSSNEILTELFSTFDAEEGIVSPINTDQQVPNANIKIEKSNKNQIKKKKSKKKHKHKDKKHKKKSKRNSSESNSDLESNNVKKKKKHKKKTKRKHENDSSRSSDSDEPKSKITKLDSYDNIKRKCHNKDNGLEKKNINMSENVKELMLVKKESVSANTFTKEPDSPQLPPISKKIQDESEEQLIPIILEKPKQALQGKILIKDLKNSTVYNNTVKEIENKEKEKAARMEDGELSDSSTDNRTLSPSPTQCSLHRSSTLSPNLEKVENKTLSLSKGIIVKTDLRFILREKEKKRLGDVEKSKLYMDSEYKEKVCNYTNKSTSRDSKHNYNCHLEEKKRSSESRTCTSSHRSRSRGGDKKRNKSIDRHDKSRSSDRREFLKCRERRRHRSRSDDKSRDKYVRGRSRSRERKERIEIDKKKLLEIARRNAINMIKQGTLPLVQQDKAIAAIQAGGKTVDELTDFCKSLSKSEALGELSSISSEEDGSESEKGFHHPFLLKGRPNSIIMNIRDAKQLPTKTFQEKTVESSNQLRLQFPVSSGQHHRKSENEWIPVTPKKPEPKKQFVPSSVPAEPPVVICSTTPVVYPMQSTVFPQPTIPEVIDIGSIVSQRLAAMRKLRENPNDVFAQNEMYRAQNEMKTWAESKQMPGQFTGSTGAKVLSPAELTSGYQAWARKLGYLALVCIHLRVCYRHVATSKKKQLQRRDVEFMIFFGSISISTTCFGWDGYGFTTEDGLATRGGFGKK
- the LOC100879799 gene encoding uncharacterized protein LOC100879799 isoform X6, with product MGDLFDIANLITTVGVDKIKIKPEPGLPEKSSNEILTELFSTFDAEEGIVSPINTDQQVPNANIKIEKSNKNQIKKKKSKKKHKHKDKKHKKKSKRNSSESNSDLESNNVKKKKKHKKKTKRKHENDSSRSSDSDEPKSKITKLDSYDNIKRKCHNKDNGLEKKNINMSENVKELMLVKKESVSANTFTKEPDSPQLPPISKKIQDESEEQLIPIILEKPKQALQGKILIKDLKNSTVYNNTVKEIENKEKEKAARMEDGELSDSSTDNRTLSPSPTQCSLHRSSTLSPNLEKVENKTLSLSKGIIVKTDLRFILREKEKKRLGDVEKSKLYMDSEYKEKVCNYTNKSTSRDSKHNYNCHLEEKKRSSESRTCTSSHRSRSRGGDKKRNKSIDRHDKSRSSDRREFLKCRERRRHRSRSDDKSRDKYVRGRSRSRERKERIEIDKKKLLEIARRNAINMIKQGTLPLVQQDKAIAAIQAGGKTVDELTDFCKSLSKSEALGELSSISSEEDGSESEKGFHHPFLLKGRPNSIIMNIRDAKQLPTKTFQEKTVESSNQLRLQFPVSSGQHHRKSENEWIPVTPKKPEPKKQFVPSSVPAEPPVVICSTTPVVYPMQSTVFPQPTIPEVIDIGSIVSQRLAAMRKLRENPNDVFAQNEMYRAQNEMKTWAESKQMPGQFTGSTGAKVLSPAELTSGYQAWARKARSYIKEETTSAA
- the LOC100879799 gene encoding uncharacterized protein LOC100879799 isoform X3; amino-acid sequence: MGDLFDIANLITTVGVDKIKIKPEPGLPEKSSNEILTELFSTFDAEEGIVSPINTDQQVPNANIKIEKSNKNQIKKKKSKKKHKHKDKKHKKKSKRNSSESNSDLESNNVKKKKKHKKKTKRKHENDSSRSSDSDEPKSKITKLDSYDNIKRKCHNKDNGLEKKNINMSENVKELMLVKKESVSANTFTKEPDSPQLPPISKKIQDESEEQLIPIILEKPKQALQGKILIKDLKNSTVYNNTVKEIENKEKEKAARMEDGELSDSSTDNRTLSPSPTQCSLHRSSTLSPNLEKVENKTLSLSKGIIVKTDLRFILREKEKKRLEEKKRSSESRTCTSSHRSRSRGGDKKRNKSIDRHDKSRSSDRREFLKCRERRRHRSRSDDKSRDKYVRGRSRSRERKERIEIDKKKLLEIARRNAINMIKQGTLPLVQQDKAIAAIQAGGKTVDELTDFCKSLSKSEALGELSSISSEEDGSESEKGFHHPFLLKGRPNSIIMNIRDAKQLPTKTFQEKTVESSNQLRLQFPVSSGQHHRKSENEWIPVTPKKPEPKKQFVPSSVPAEPPVVICSTTPVVYPMQSTVFPQPTIPEVIDIGSIVSQRLAAMRKLRENPNDVFAQNEMYRAQNEMKTWAESKQMPGQFTGSTGAKVLSPAELTSGYQAWARKDQLVSAQPVSGGMGMALLQKMGWRPGEGLGKNKEGTLEPLQLEVKLDKRGLVSEQDIGQKVGKTTKPIVPAIKTLEGKHPVSLLGEYCSKRKLGAPVYELCFECGPDHRKNFLFKVKVNGIEYKPSVASPNKKQAKAEAAQICLQTLGLLPEPSSIPVTKP
- the LOC100879799 gene encoding uncharacterized protein LOC100879799 isoform X2, which codes for MGDLFDIANLITTVGVDKIKIKPEPGLPEKSSNEILTELFSTFDAEEGIVSPINTDQQVPNANIKIEKSNKNQIKKKKSKKKHKHKDKKHKKKSKHVKKKKKHKKKTKRKHENDSSRSSDSDEPKSKITKLDSYDNIKRKCHNKDNGLEKKNINMSENVKELMLVKKESVSANTFTKEPDSPQLPPISKKIQDESEEQLIPIILEKPKQALQGKILIKDLKNSTVYNNTVKEIENKEKEKAARMEDGELSDSSTDNRTLSPSPTQCSLHRSSTLSPNLEKVENKTLSLSKGIIVKTDLRFILREKEKKRLGDVEKSKLYMDSEYKEKVCNYTNKSTSRDSKHNYNCHLEEKKRSSESRTCTSSHRSRSRGGDKKRNKSIDRHDKSRSSDRREFLKCRERRRHRSRSDDKSRDKYVRGRSRSRERKERIEIDKKKLLEIARRNAINMIKQGTLPLVQQDKAIAAIQAGGKTVDELTDFCKSLSKSEALGELSSISSEEDGSESEKGFHHPFLLKGRPNSIIMNIRDAKQLPTKTFQEKTVESSNQLRLQFPVSSGQHHRKSENEWIPVTPKKPEPKKQFVPSSVPAEPPVVICSTTPVVYPMQSTVFPQPTIPEVIDIGSIVSQRLAAMRKLRENPNDVFAQNEMYRAQNEMKTWAESKQMPGQFTGSTGAKVLSPAELTSGYQAWARKDQLVSAQPVSGGMGMALLQKMGWRPGEGLGKNKEGTLEPLQLEVKLDKRGLVSEQDIGQKVGKTTKPIVPAIKTLEGKHPVSLLGEYCSKRKLGAPVYELCFECGPDHRKNFLFKVKVNGIEYKPSVASPNKKQAKAEAAQICLQTLGLLPEPSSIPVTKP